The following are encoded together in the Panicum virgatum strain AP13 chromosome 6K, P.virgatum_v5, whole genome shotgun sequence genome:
- the LOC120711316 gene encoding N-acetyl-D-glucosamine kinase-like isoform X1: MGGYENGDSPAAVAGEDGVILGVDGGTTNTVCVCLPAAMPPPESPAAVPVLARAVSGSSNRNSVGESAALETLEQVMTQALAMANTDRSAVRAVCLAVSGVNHPSDQQRMLEWIRDLFPGNAKFYVENDSVAALASGTMGKLHGCVLIAGTGSIAYGVTEDGKVARAAGAGPVLGDWGSGYGIAAQALTAVIKAHDGRGPQTSLTQDILKKLELSSPDEIIGWTYADPSWARIAALVPVVVSSAEDGDEVANKILHDSVQELADTVIAVVRRLRLCGEADEKDKFPLVLVGGVLEGNKKWDISGEVIKCISKVFPGTNPIWPEVEPAIGAALLAWSHHRKGLKLENGS, encoded by the exons ATGGGCGGCTACGAGAACGGCGACTCCCCGGCGGCCGTCGCGGGTGAGGACGGCGTTATCCTGGGCGTGGACGGCGGTACCACCAACACCGTCTGCGTCTGCCTGCCGGCCGCAATGCCGCCGCCGGAgtcgcccgccgccgtccccgtgcTCGCCCGTGCCGTTTCCGGCAGCTCCAACCGCAACTCCGTCGGAG AAAGCGCTGCATTGGAAACTCTAGAGCAGGTCATGACACAGGCTCTAGCAATGGCCAATACAGATCGTTCAGCTGTCCGTGCAGTTTGTTTAGCTGTATCTGGAGTTAACCACCCATCAGATCAGCAGAGGATGCTGGAATGGATCCG GGATCTGTTCCCAGGCAATGCCAAATTTTATGTGGAAAATGATTCCGTAGCAGCTCTGGCTAGTGGTACAATGGGAAAGCTGCATGGCTGTGTGTTGATTGCGGGCACTGGAAGCATTGCTTACGGGGTCACGGAAGATGGAAAAGTGGCTAGAGCAGCTGGTGCTGGGCCTGTTTTGGGCGACTGGGGTAG TGGATATGGCATTGCTGCACAGGCCCTGACAGCAGTAATAAAAGCACATGATGGCCGTGGACCACAAACTAGTCTTACACAAGATATCCTTAAGAAGCTTGAACTTTCTTCGCCAGATGAAATCATTGG GTGGACATATGCAGATCCTTCTTGGGCACGTATTGCAGCACTTGTACCTGTGGTGGTATCTTCTGCTGAAGATGGTGATGAAGTAGCTAACAAAATCTTGCATGATTCAGTGCAAGAGTTAGCTGATACCGTTATAGCTGTTGTTCGGCGTCTTAGATTATGTGGTGAAG CAGATGAAAAGGACAAATTCCCTCTTGTTTTGGTTGGAGGGGTCCTTGAAGGAAATAAAAAGTGGGATATTAGCGGTGAGGTCATAAAGTGCATTTCCAAGGTCTTCCCAGGCACCAATCCTATTTGGCCTGAG GTTGAACCTGCAATTGGTGCCGCCTTACTAGCCTGGAGCCATCATCGCAAAGGATTGAAGTTGGAGAATGGAAGTTGA
- the LOC120711316 gene encoding N-acetyl-D-glucosamine kinase-like isoform X2 — protein MGGYENGDSPAAVAGEDGVILGVDGGTTNTVCVCLPAAMPPPESPAAVPVLARAVSGSSNRNSVGESAALETLEQVMTQALAMANTDRSAVRAVCLAVSGVNHPSDQQRMLEWIRDLFPGNAKFYVENDSVAALASGTMGKLHGCVLIAGTGSIAYGVTEDGKVARAAGAGPVLGDWGSGYGIAAQALTAVIKAHDGRGPQTSLTQDILKKLELSSPDEIIGWTYADPSWARIAALVPVVVSSAEDGDEVANKILHDSVQELADTVIAVVRRLRLCGEDEKDKFPLVLVGGVLEGNKKWDISGEVIKCISKVFPGTNPIWPEVEPAIGAALLAWSHHRKGLKLENGS, from the exons ATGGGCGGCTACGAGAACGGCGACTCCCCGGCGGCCGTCGCGGGTGAGGACGGCGTTATCCTGGGCGTGGACGGCGGTACCACCAACACCGTCTGCGTCTGCCTGCCGGCCGCAATGCCGCCGCCGGAgtcgcccgccgccgtccccgtgcTCGCCCGTGCCGTTTCCGGCAGCTCCAACCGCAACTCCGTCGGAG AAAGCGCTGCATTGGAAACTCTAGAGCAGGTCATGACACAGGCTCTAGCAATGGCCAATACAGATCGTTCAGCTGTCCGTGCAGTTTGTTTAGCTGTATCTGGAGTTAACCACCCATCAGATCAGCAGAGGATGCTGGAATGGATCCG GGATCTGTTCCCAGGCAATGCCAAATTTTATGTGGAAAATGATTCCGTAGCAGCTCTGGCTAGTGGTACAATGGGAAAGCTGCATGGCTGTGTGTTGATTGCGGGCACTGGAAGCATTGCTTACGGGGTCACGGAAGATGGAAAAGTGGCTAGAGCAGCTGGTGCTGGGCCTGTTTTGGGCGACTGGGGTAG TGGATATGGCATTGCTGCACAGGCCCTGACAGCAGTAATAAAAGCACATGATGGCCGTGGACCACAAACTAGTCTTACACAAGATATCCTTAAGAAGCTTGAACTTTCTTCGCCAGATGAAATCATTGG GTGGACATATGCAGATCCTTCTTGGGCACGTATTGCAGCACTTGTACCTGTGGTGGTATCTTCTGCTGAAGATGGTGATGAAGTAGCTAACAAAATCTTGCATGATTCAGTGCAAGAGTTAGCTGATACCGTTATAGCTGTTGTTCGGCGTCTTAGATTATGTGGTGAAG ATGAAAAGGACAAATTCCCTCTTGTTTTGGTTGGAGGGGTCCTTGAAGGAAATAAAAAGTGGGATATTAGCGGTGAGGTCATAAAGTGCATTTCCAAGGTCTTCCCAGGCACCAATCCTATTTGGCCTGAG GTTGAACCTGCAATTGGTGCCGCCTTACTAGCCTGGAGCCATCATCGCAAAGGATTGAAGTTGGAGAATGGAAGTTGA
- the LOC120711311 gene encoding WPP domain-associated protein-like isoform X2 produces MTLHVVVTLKSHTQPGMADISDVWPNDAHGSAAVHCEPSSNENVSFLDDIDSFWEDVNARFHVSRFVTDTVMKGILTDVHEEAARQIASKDEEIASLNQKLQQVEDSSLISHEGRDKRYDEFYYLREQLDTISKSLLSSEWGFLGSQLNSEDSEDASKQRSEEKSRNGVAKKICSEEEVFADPKLLKHMNTDALISYFTKSMNEMKRQHDSTVHEQTEQIFKLKRELLKREGPNPWHLRNNKELDHMRKEIGEVLSKLDVLLLENKRTFVRSKADTFPGQHDKSNVVDSDVMQLQGGATNNEERWSLPTQAPHFASLEADHKKHIIRLESDIEDASTAATIREEVEKIVMKEFFSEMKIRLHGYEMELDMKHDICSIIQNEAVAQAMLDSLLLKCKEKKDCAEEESKEKQKIEKLKRIVDSFTEIVREKEEFVSQIGLMAMEARVGSLCREIDLLRDKVEKQDSYISEKNREFDIIVERLEQARHHVQNNDATLGDLNDRFRTVSASLKELEKQNQVLHSIIEEKEKRLTSAVSKDKELKEFMESIVKSVRDLENFMMDQQTIVANKVQHNESRFRVLKEQCKCLVKEGNLLRKKALRYKEISETRGSNLQKAELEVDLLGDEVEALSDLLAKIYIALDHYSPVLQHYTGVMETLTMIKKHISMAK; encoded by the exons ATGACCCTTCATG TTGTGGTGACACTCAAAAGTCACACTCAGCCAGGCATGGCAGACATCTCAGATGTGTGGCCTAATGATGCCCATGGAAGTGCTGCAGTTCACTGTGAGCCTTCGTCTAATGAGAATGTGTCGTTCCTCGATGACATAGACTCGTTCTGGGAAGATGTCAATGCCAGGTTTCATGTTTCAAGGTTTGTGACTGACACAGTCATGAAGGGGATTTTAACTGATGTGCATGAAGAAGCAGCTCGGCAGATTGCTTCTAAGGATGAAGAGATAGCATCACTGAACCAAAAGCTTCAGCAGGTCGAAGATAGCAGCTTAATTTCACATGAGGGCAGGGATAAAAGATATGATGAATTTTATTATCTCCGTGAGCAACTTGATACCATTTCAAAGTCACTATTGAGTTCTGAATGGGGGTTTTTGGGATCACAGCTTAACTCAGAAGATTCAGAAGATGCTAGCAAGCAGAGGAGTGAGGAAAAATCTAGAAATGGTGTGGCAAAGAAAATAtgttctgaagaagaggttTTTGCTGATCCAAAACTGCTGAAGCACATGAACACTGATGCTTTGATATCCTATTTTACTAAATCGATGAATGAGATGAAAAGGCAGCATGATTCAACTGTGCATGAGCAGACAGAGCAGATATTCAAACTAAAGCGCGAGCTCCTAAAAAGGGAAGGACCTAATCCTTGGCATTTACGGAACAACAAAGAACTTGACCACATGAGGAAGGAAATTGGGGAAGTCCTGTCGAAGTTGGATGTGCTCCTCTTGGAGAATAAAAGAACCTTTGTTCGCAGCAAGGCAGACACATTTCCTGGTCAACATGACAAGAGCAATGTAGTAGATTCCGATGTCATGCAGCTACAAGGTGGTGCAACTAATAACGAAGAACGTTGGTCTCTTCCAACTCAGGCTCCGCATTTTGCATCTTTAGAGGCAGATCATAAAAAGCATATTATAAGGCTCGAATCTGACATTGAAGATGCCAGTACTGCAGCCACCATTAGAGAAGAGGTAGAAAAGATTGTCATGAAAGAGTTCTttagtgaaatgaaaataaGATTGCATGGTTATGAGATGGAGCTTGATATGAAGCACGACATTTGCTCAATAATTCAGAATGAGGCTGTTGCCCAAGCAATGCTTGATTCTTTGTTGTTGAAGTGCAAGGAGAAAAAGGATTGTGCTGAAGAGGAATCTAAAGAGAAGCAAAAGATTGAGAAATTGAAACGAATTGTGGATTCTTTCACTGAAATAGTGAGGGAAAAGGAAGAATTTGTGTCGCAGATCGGATTGATGGCAATGGAGGCTCGTGTGGGCTCTCTGTGCCGTGAAATTGATTTGCTAAGAGACAAAGTGGAAAAGCAAGATTCCTACATATCTGAAAAGAACAGGGAGTTTGATATCATTGTGGAAAGGTTGGAGCAAGCTCGGCACCATGTTCAGAACAATGATGCCACTTTGGGTGACTTGAATGATAGATTTAGAACTGTTTCAGCCTCTCTAAAGGAATTGGAGAAACAAAATCAAGTTCTACATAGTATcattgaagaaaaagagaagagattAACATCTGCTGTTTCCAAAGACAAGGAATTGAAAGAATTCATGGAAAGTATTGTTAAATCTGTGAGAGATTTGGAAAACTTCATGATGGATCAACAAACTATTGTTGCAAATAAAGTCCAGCACAATGAATCAAG GTTCCGTGTATTAAAAGAACAATGTAAATGCCTTGTAAAAGAAGGCAATCTTTTAAGGAAGAAGGCACTGCGCTACAAAGAGATATCTGAGACAAGAGGCTCTAATCTTCAGAAAGCTGAGCTCGAG GTGGATTTACTTGGTGATGAGGTTGAGGCCTTATCAGATCTTCTTGCAAAAATCTATATCGCACTCGATCATTATTCTCCAGTCCTGCAACACTATACTGGC GTTATGGAGACCTTGACCATGATTAAGAAACATATTAGCATGGCAAAGTGA
- the LOC120711311 gene encoding WPP domain-associated protein-like isoform X3 — MADISDVWPNDAHGSAAVHCEPSSNENVSFLDDIDSFWEDVNARFHVSRFVTDTVMKGILTDVHEEAARQIASKDEEIASLNQKLQQVEDSSLISHEGRDKRYDEFYYLREQLDTISKSLLSSEWGFLGSQLNSEDSEDASKQRSEEKSRNGVAKKICSEEEVFADPKLLKHMNTDALISYFTKSMNEMKRQHDSTVHEQTEQIFKLKRELLKREGPNPWHLRNNKELDHMRKEIGEVLSKLDVLLLENKRTFVRSKADTFPGQHDKSNVVDSDVMQLQGGATNNEERWSLPTQAPHFASLEADHKKHIIRLESDIEDASTAATIREEVEKIVMKEFFSEMKIRLHGYEMELDMKHDICSIIQNEAVAQAMLDSLLLKCKEKKDCAEEESKEKQKIEKLKRIVDSFTEIVREKEEFVSQIGLMAMEARVGSLCREIDLLRDKVEKQDSYISEKNREFDIIVERLEQARHHVQNNDATLGDLNDRFRTVSASLKELEKQNQVLHSIIEEKEKRLTSAVSKDKELKEFMESIVKSVRDLENFMMDQQTIVANKVQHNESRFRVLKEQCKCLVKEGNLLRKKALRYKEISETRGSNLQKAELEVDLLGDEVEALSDLLAKIYIALDHYSPVLQHYTGVMETLTMIKKHISMAK, encoded by the exons ATGGCAGACATCTCAGATGTGTGGCCTAATGATGCCCATGGAAGTGCTGCAGTTCACTGTGAGCCTTCGTCTAATGAGAATGTGTCGTTCCTCGATGACATAGACTCGTTCTGGGAAGATGTCAATGCCAGGTTTCATGTTTCAAGGTTTGTGACTGACACAGTCATGAAGGGGATTTTAACTGATGTGCATGAAGAAGCAGCTCGGCAGATTGCTTCTAAGGATGAAGAGATAGCATCACTGAACCAAAAGCTTCAGCAGGTCGAAGATAGCAGCTTAATTTCACATGAGGGCAGGGATAAAAGATATGATGAATTTTATTATCTCCGTGAGCAACTTGATACCATTTCAAAGTCACTATTGAGTTCTGAATGGGGGTTTTTGGGATCACAGCTTAACTCAGAAGATTCAGAAGATGCTAGCAAGCAGAGGAGTGAGGAAAAATCTAGAAATGGTGTGGCAAAGAAAATAtgttctgaagaagaggttTTTGCTGATCCAAAACTGCTGAAGCACATGAACACTGATGCTTTGATATCCTATTTTACTAAATCGATGAATGAGATGAAAAGGCAGCATGATTCAACTGTGCATGAGCAGACAGAGCAGATATTCAAACTAAAGCGCGAGCTCCTAAAAAGGGAAGGACCTAATCCTTGGCATTTACGGAACAACAAAGAACTTGACCACATGAGGAAGGAAATTGGGGAAGTCCTGTCGAAGTTGGATGTGCTCCTCTTGGAGAATAAAAGAACCTTTGTTCGCAGCAAGGCAGACACATTTCCTGGTCAACATGACAAGAGCAATGTAGTAGATTCCGATGTCATGCAGCTACAAGGTGGTGCAACTAATAACGAAGAACGTTGGTCTCTTCCAACTCAGGCTCCGCATTTTGCATCTTTAGAGGCAGATCATAAAAAGCATATTATAAGGCTCGAATCTGACATTGAAGATGCCAGTACTGCAGCCACCATTAGAGAAGAGGTAGAAAAGATTGTCATGAAAGAGTTCTttagtgaaatgaaaataaGATTGCATGGTTATGAGATGGAGCTTGATATGAAGCACGACATTTGCTCAATAATTCAGAATGAGGCTGTTGCCCAAGCAATGCTTGATTCTTTGTTGTTGAAGTGCAAGGAGAAAAAGGATTGTGCTGAAGAGGAATCTAAAGAGAAGCAAAAGATTGAGAAATTGAAACGAATTGTGGATTCTTTCACTGAAATAGTGAGGGAAAAGGAAGAATTTGTGTCGCAGATCGGATTGATGGCAATGGAGGCTCGTGTGGGCTCTCTGTGCCGTGAAATTGATTTGCTAAGAGACAAAGTGGAAAAGCAAGATTCCTACATATCTGAAAAGAACAGGGAGTTTGATATCATTGTGGAAAGGTTGGAGCAAGCTCGGCACCATGTTCAGAACAATGATGCCACTTTGGGTGACTTGAATGATAGATTTAGAACTGTTTCAGCCTCTCTAAAGGAATTGGAGAAACAAAATCAAGTTCTACATAGTATcattgaagaaaaagagaagagattAACATCTGCTGTTTCCAAAGACAAGGAATTGAAAGAATTCATGGAAAGTATTGTTAAATCTGTGAGAGATTTGGAAAACTTCATGATGGATCAACAAACTATTGTTGCAAATAAAGTCCAGCACAATGAATCAAG GTTCCGTGTATTAAAAGAACAATGTAAATGCCTTGTAAAAGAAGGCAATCTTTTAAGGAAGAAGGCACTGCGCTACAAAGAGATATCTGAGACAAGAGGCTCTAATCTTCAGAAAGCTGAGCTCGAG GTGGATTTACTTGGTGATGAGGTTGAGGCCTTATCAGATCTTCTTGCAAAAATCTATATCGCACTCGATCATTATTCTCCAGTCCTGCAACACTATACTGGC GTTATGGAGACCTTGACCATGATTAAGAAACATATTAGCATGGCAAAGTGA